In the Benincasa hispida cultivar B227 unplaced genomic scaffold, ASM972705v1 Contig618, whole genome shotgun sequence genome, one interval contains:
- the LOC120069825 gene encoding uncharacterized protein LOC120069825 codes for MPSYVKFLKDILANKRKIGENEIVALTYECSALFQNNIPTKMKDPGSFTLPWSIGRKKFGNVLCDLEASINLMPLSIFKKLNIDNARPTTITLQLADRSIMHPEGKIEDIFVQVDKFIFPADFIILDYEDDREVPIILGCPFLATGRALIDV; via the coding sequence ATGCCGAGCTATGTAAAATTCCTCAAGGATATACTTGCTAACAAAAGAAAGATCGGGGAAAATGAAATAGTTGCGTTAACATATGAATGCAGTGCGCTTTTTCAAAACAACATCCCCACCAAAATGAAAgatcctgggagttttacattgccctgGTCAATAGGAAGGAAAAAGTTTGGAAACGTGCTGTGTGATTTAGAGGcgagtataaacttaatgccctTGTCGATCTTCAAGAAGCTAAATATCGACAACGCAAGACCAACTACAATTACATtacagttggccgatagatcaataatgcatcctgagggcaagatagaggatATATTCGTGCAAGTAGACAAGTTCATCTTCCCTGCTGACTTCATCATATTAGATTATGAAGATGACAGAGAGgtgcctatcatcttg